The following nucleotide sequence is from Thioalkalivibrio sp. XN279.
ATGTCCACCTCGACCGCATGGTCGAGGAAGCGGTCCAGCAGGATCGGGCTGTCCTCCGAGACTTTCACCGCGAATTGCATGTAGGTGCGCAGTTCGCTTTCGGAGAACACCACTTCCATGGCGCGCCCGCCCAGCACGTAGGACGGCCGCACCACCAGCGGGTAACCGATCTCTTCCGCGAGGCGCACTGCGTCCTCGACGTTACGCGCCGTGCGGTTGGCGGGCTGCAGCAGCTCCAGCTCATTCACCAGCTGCTGGAAGCGCTCGCGGTCTTCCGCCAGGTCGATGGAGTCCGGCGTGGTGCCGATGATCGGCGCCCCGGCCGCCTCGAGCTTGCGCGCGAGCTTCAGCGGCGTCTGGCCGCCGAACTGGACGATGATGCCCTCGGGCTTCTCCAGCTCGACGATCTCCATCACGTCCTCGAAGGTCAGAGGCTCGAAATAGAGGCGGTCCGAGGTGTCGTAGTCCGTGCTCACCGTCTCCGGGTTGCAGTTCACCATGATGGTCTCGAAACCCGCCTCGCGCAGGGCCAGTGCGGCGTGCACGCAGCAGTAGTCGAACTCGATGCCCTGGCCGATGCGGTTGGGACCGCCGCCCAGGATCATGATCTTGCGCCGGTCGGTAGGCGCCGCCTCGCACTCCGCCTCGTAGCTGGAGTACATGTAGGCGGTGGTGGTGGAAAACTCCGCCGCGCAGGTATCGACCCGCTTGAACACCGGGCGCAGGCCGAAACCGAGCCGCCTTGCCCGCACCTCCGGCTCCTTGACGCCAACCAGGCGCGCCAGGCGCGCGTCGGAGAACCCCCTGCGCTTGAGCGCCCACAGCCGGTCCCGCGTCAGCCCCTCGAGGCCCGCCTGCCGGACCTGCGTCTCCTCCTGGACCAGTTCCTCGATCTGCGCCAGGAACCAGGGATCGATACGCGACCAGTTGTGCACCGTCTCGATGCTGCAGCCGGCGCGGAAGGCGTCGCCCACGTAGAAGATCCGGTTGGCCCCCGGGAAACGCAGTTCGCGCTCGATGCGCTGCATGGTGGGCTCGTCCCAGGGCGCTTCCACCTGCTCTTCGAGCCCGGCGCAGTCCGTCTCCAGGCCGCGCAGCGCCTTCTGCAGGGATTCCTGGAAGGTGCGCCCCATGGCCATCACCTCGCCCACGGACTTCATCTGCGTGGTGAGCAGGGGGTCGGCATCGGGGAACTTCTCGAAAGTGAAGCGCGGGATCTTGGTGACCACGTAGTCGATGGTCGGTTCGAAGGATGCGGGCGTGGCGCCGCCGGTGATGTCGTTCTTCAGCTCGTCCAGCGTGTAGCCGACCGCCAGCTTGGCGGCGACCTTGGCGATGGGGAAGCCGGTGGCCTTGGAGGCCAGGGCCGAGGAACGCGACACGCGCGGGTTCATCTCGATGATGATCAGGCGGCCGTCCTCGGGGTTGACGGCGAACTGCACGTTGGAGCCGCCGGTCTCGACGCCGATCCGGCGCAGCACCGCGATCGAGGCGTCGCGCATGCGCTGGTATTCCTTGTCGGTCAGCGTCTGCGCCGGCGCGACAGTGATGGAGTCGCCGGTATGCACGCCCATGGGGTCGAAGTTCTCGATCGAGCAGATGATGATGCAGTTGTCCTTGCGGTCGCGCACCACCTCCATCTCGTACTCTTTCCACCCCAGCACCGACTCCTCGAGCAGTACCTCGTTGGTCGGCGACAGGTCCAGGCCGCGTTCGACGATGGCTTCGAACTCGTCGGCGTTGTAGGCGATGCCGCCGCCGCTGCCGCCGAGGGTGAAGCTCGGACGAATGATGGTCGGGAAACCGATTTCACCCTGGATGGCGCGCGCCTCCTCCATGGTGTGGGCCACTGCGGAGCGCGGCACTTCCAGCCCGATCTCGATCATGGCCTTGCGGAACAGGTCCCGGTCCTCGGCCGTGTCGATGGCCTCGCGCGAGGCCCCGATCAGCTCGACGCCGTATTTCTCCAGCACGCCGTGTGCCACCAGGTCGAGCGCAGTGTTGAGCGCCGTCTGGCCGCCCATGGTGGGCAGCAGCGCGTCGGGCCGCTCTCTCTCGATGATGCGTTCCAGCACCCGCCAGTCGACCGGCTCGATGTACACCGCGTCGGCGGTGTCCGGGTCGGTCATGATGGTGGCCGGGTTGGAATTCACCAGGATGACGCGGTAGCCCTCCTCGCGCAGCGCCTTGCAGGCCTGCGCACCGGAATAATCGAACTCGCAGGCCTGGCCGATGACGATCGGGCCGGCGCCGATGATGAGGATGCTCTCCAGGTCCGTGCGCTTAGGCATTCCGCACCCCCGCCATCATGGCAATGAACTTCCCGAACAGCGGCCGCAGGTCGTGCGGCCCCGGACTTGCCTCGGGGTGCCCCTGGAAAGAGAAGGCGGGACAGTCGGTGCGCTCGATGCCCTGCAGCGTGCCGTCGAACAGGGAGCGATGCGTGGGCCGCAGGTTCTCCGGCAGGGAGTCCTCGTCCACCGCGAAGCCGTGGTTCTGGCTGGTGATGAGCACCTGGCCGGTGTCGAGATCCTGCACCGGATGGTTGGCACCGTGGTGGCCGAACTTCATCTTCACGGTGCGCGCGCCGCCGGCGAGGCCGAGGATCTGGTGCCCCAGGCAGATGCCGAACACCGGCACCCCGGCCGCCATGCACTCCTGCGTCGCCTTGATCGCGTAATCGCAGGGTTCCGGGTCGCCGGGCCCGTTGGAGAGGAACACGCCATCGGGCTTCATCGCCAGCACCTCGGCCGCCGGCGTCATGGCCGGGACCACGGTCACGGTGCAGCCCGCCTCCGCCAGCAGCCGCAGGATGTTGCGCTTGATGCCGAAATCCCACGCCACCACGCGGTGCAGGGCCTGCGGGCCCCGCGGCGTCTCGTCCTGTTCATGGCGCCACACGCCCTGGTCCCAGTCGTAGGCACGGGCGGTCGACACCACGCGCGCCAGGTCCATGCCTTTCAACCCCGGAAACTCGCGTGCCTTCGCCACCGCCAGGTCGCCATCGTCGCTCCCGGCGAGGATACAGCCGCCCTGGGCGCCTTTTTCGCGGATCAGGCGCGTCAGGCTGCGCGTGTCGAGGTCGGAGATCGCCACCACCCCCTCGCGCTGCAGGAACTCGGGGAGCGACTCGTTGGCGCGGTAGTTGCTGGCGCGCGGCGGCAGGTCGCGGATGATCAGGCCTGCGGCGTAGACCCGGTCGGACTCGTAGTCCTCAGGGTTCGTGCCGGTGTTGCCGATGTGCGGATAGGTCAGCGTGACGATCTGGCGGGCATAGGAAGGATCCGTGAGGATCTCCTGGTATCCGGACATGGCGGTGTTGAACACCACCTCCCCCACGGTCTCGCCCGGCGCGCCAATCGAAAGGCCGCGAAAGACCGTGCCGTCTTCAAGTCCCAGGACTGCCGGCTGCGTCACTTCATCTCCCGGAGTTTTCTCACGCGCATGCTAAAAAGCGGGACGGGGCCGCGCTGGTCCCTTCCCGCTCTTGACCCGGAGAAAGCCCCGGCCCTGCTGGATGCAGGACCGAAATCCGTCCCGGGTGAGATCAGGCCAACGCCTGAATGCGACAGTTTACTGGCCGCCCGCCAGAGTGTCCACGCGTCCGAGGCCGAGGACGTCGCCGAGGGTGTACATTCCCGGCTCGCGGCCGGCCAGCCAGGCGGCCGCCCGCAACGCCCCGCGGGCGAAAATCGCCCGGTCGGTCGCACGATGGGTGAGTTCGAGCCGTTCGCCCGGCCCGGCCAGCGTGACCGTGTGCTCACCGACCACATCGCCCAGGCGCTCTGCGGCGTAGGCCAGTCCGCCGGCCCTGAGCCGTTCGTCGGGCGCCGCCGCGGCGGGGGGCTGGCCCCGCCCTTCGACCACGGCCCGGCCAAGGGCCAGCGCGGTGCCGGAGGGCGCGTCCCGCTTGGCGGTGTGGTGCACCTCGTACACGCCGGCATCGAAGTCCGCCAGCGCCGCCGCCGCCAGCGCCGCGAGGCGCTCCAGCACGGCCACGCCGGCGCTCATGTTGGGCGCCCACAGTACCGGCACGGCCTCGGCGGCCTCGCGCAGCGCGGCCTCCGCGCGCGCATCCAGCCCGGTGACCCCGCACACCAGCCCCACACCCGCGGCACGGCAGGCCGCTGCATTGGCCGCGACGGCCGCCGGCAGCGTGAAATCCACCGCCACGCGCGCGCCGCCCGCCAGGGCGCCGGCCGGGTCGTCATGCAGCACGACGTCCATCGAAGCCAGCCCCACGGCCTCGCCGGCATCGCGGCCCGCCAGGCCGGTTTCGGCTGCGGTGGATGCACCGGCCAGCGCCAGCGCAGGAAATTCCGGCAGGCAGCGCAGCAGCGTCGCGCCCATGCGACCGCTGGCGCCGAGAATGGCTACGGGGATGCGTTCGCTCATGAGCCGAGCCTGTCAAAAAAGCCCTTGACCTTGTCCATCCAGCCCTGTTCGCGCGGGCTGTGGCTGCGCCCGCTGTCGCGCAGGCTGTCCTCGAAAGCCTGCAGCAGCTCTTTCTGCTGCTTGTTCAGGCCCACCGGAGTCTCCAACTGCACGTGCACCATCAGGTCGCCCTGCGGCCCCCCGCGCACCGGCCGCACGCCCTTGCCGCGCAACCTGAACACCTTGCCGCTCTGGGTACCCTCCGGGATCTTCAGCTTGACCGCGGATTCCTCTCCCAGCGCCGGCACCTCGACCTCGCCGCCCAGGGCCGCTGCAGCGTAGCCGATGGGCACCTCGCAAGCCAGGTCGGCGCCGCGACGCTCGAAAATGGGATGGGGGCGTACCAGGACTTCGACATAGAGATCGCCGGGCGGGCCGCCGTTGCGCCCGGCCTCGCCCTCGCCGCCGAGCCGGATCCGGTCGCCGCTGTCCACGCCGGGCGGGATCTTCACCGCGAGCGTCTTGGTCTCGCGCACCCGGCCCTCGCCGTGGCAATCCTCGCAGGGGTCCTCGACGACCGTGCCCTGCCCCTTGCAGGCCGGGCAGGTCTGCTCCACGGCGAAGAAGCCCTGTTGCATGCGCACCGAGCCGCGTCCGCCGCAGGTGCGGCATCCGACTGGAGAAGAACCGGGCCGCGCGCCGCTGCCATGGCAGGTGGTGCATTCGACCGCCAGCGGCAGGCTGATGGTCACGGTGTCGCCGAACACTGCCTGCTCGAGGTCGAGTTCCAGCTCGTAGCGCAGGTCAGCGCCGCGGAACACGCGCGAGCGCCCGGCGCCGCGGCGTCCCACGCCGAAGATGTCGCCGAACACCTCGCCGAAGATGTCGCTGAAGGCGTCTTCGGGGCCGAAACCGCCGGGGCCGGCCCCGCCGCCGGGACCCCCCACGCCGGCATGGCCGAACTGGTCATAGGCCGCGCGCTTGCGTGGGTCCTTGAGCACCTCCCAGGCCTCCTTCACCTCCTTGAAGGCGGCTTCGGCCTCGGGATCCCCGGGATTGCGGTCCGGGTGGTATTTCATGGCCAGGCGGCGGTAGGCCTTTTTCAGCTCGGCTTCGGTCGCGTTGCGGGCCAGCCCGAGGACCTCGTAGTAGTCGCGCTTCGCCATCCGGCGCTCCGTGGTTGTGCAAGACATGGGCACGCCCCCCGGTATGCGGGAGGCGTGCCCGTGATTCAGCAGATGCTACTTCTTGTCGTCCTTGACTTCCTCGAACTCGGCATCCACCACGTCCTCTTCGGCCTGGCGCGCGCTCCCGGCCTGGTCGCCGCCGTCGCCCTCGGCCGCACCGGCCTTGGCCTCCTCGGCGTACACCCGCTGCATGACACCGGCCGAAGCCTCCGCCAGCGCCTGCGCCTTGGCCTCGATGCGCGCCTTGTCGTCAGACTTCACGGCGTCCTTGAGGTCAGACACGGCGGACTCGATTTTCGCGCGCTCCTCGGGTTGCACCTTCTCGCCCAGGTCCTTGAGCGACTTCTCGCTCGAATGGATCATGGCCTCGGCCTGGTTGCGGGTATCGACCAGCTCGCGGAACTTCTTGTCCTCCGCCGCGTGCGCCTCGGCGTCCTTGACCATCTGCTCGATCTCGTCGTCGCTCAGGCCGCTGGAGGCCTTGATGACGATCTTCTGCTCCTTGCCGGTGGCCTTGTCCTTGGCCGAGACATTGAGGATACCGTTGGCGTCGATGTCGAACGTCACCTCGATCTGCGGCACGCCGCGGGGGGACACGGGCAGGTCGGTCAGGTCGAAGCGGCCGAGCGACTTGTTGTCCACGGCACGCTCGCGCTCGCCCTGCAGCACGTGGATCGTGACGGCCGTCTGGTTGTCCTCCGCGGTCGAGAACACCTGGTGCGCCTTGGTCGGGATGGTGGTGTTCTTTTCGATGAGCTTGGTCATCACGCCACCGAGCGTCTCGATGCCCAGCGACAGCGGGGTCACGTCGAGCAGCAGCACGTCCTTGACCTCGCCGGAAAGCACGCCGGCCTGGATGGCAGCACCGATGGCGACCGCCTCGTCCGGGTTGACGTCCTTCTTCGGCTCCTTGCCAAAGAAGTCCTTCACCGCTTCCTGCACCTTGGGCATGCGGCTCTGGCCGCCCACCAGGATGATGTCGTCCACTTCGCCGACCTTCAGTCCGGCGTCCTTCAGCGCCACCTTGCAGGGCTCGATGGTCCGTCGCACCAAGTCCTCGACCAGCGACTCCAGCTTGGCCCGGGTCAGCTTGATATTCAGGTGCTTCGGCCCGCTGGCGTCGGCCGTGATGTAGGGCAGGTTGACCTCGGTCTGCTGCGAGGAGGACAGCTCGATCTTGGCTTTCTCGGACGCTTCCTTGAGCCGCTGCATGGCGAGCGCATCCTTGCGGATGTCGATGCCGCTCTCCTTCTCGAAACTGTCGGCGAGGTACTGGATGACCTTCAGGTCGAAGTCCTCGCCGCCGAGGAAGGTGTCGCCGTTGGTCGCGAGCACCTCGAACTGATGCTCGCCGTCCACCTCGGCAATCTCGATGATGGAGATGTCGAAGGTGCCGCCGCCGAGGTCGTACACGGCCACCTTGCGGTCGCCGCGCTGCTTGTCCAGCCCGTAGGCCAGCGCCGCGGCGGTGGGCTCGTTGATGATGCGCTTGACCTCGAGACCGGCGATCTTGCCGGCATCCTTGGTGGCCTGGCGCTGGGAATCATTGAAGTACGCCGGCACGGTGATCACGGCCTCCGTGACTGGCTCGCCCAGGTAGTCCTCGGCGGTCTTCTTCATCTTCATGAGCACGCGCGCGGAAATTTCGGGCGGGGCCATCTTCTTGTCGCCGGCCGCCACCCAGGCGTCGCCGTTCTCGGCCTCGATGATCTTGTAGGGCACCATGTCGCGGTCCTTGGCCACGACGGGATCGTCGAAGCGGCGTCCGATGAGACGCTTCACCGCGAACAGCGTGTTCTGGGGATTGGTCACCGCCTGGCGCTTGGCCGGCTGGCCGACCAGCACCTCGCCGTCCTTGGTGAAGGCCACGGTCGACGGCGTCGTGCGATCGCCCTCGCTGTTCTCGATGACCTTGGGGGTCTTGCCCTCCATGATGGCCACGCAGGAATTCGTGGTCCCGAGGTCGATTCCAATCACCTTGCCCATGTCAAAGTCTCCGTTTGCATTCTTGCGTTCGGCCGCAACGGCCCGCCTGTTCAGGAAATGGGGGCCGGATCGCAGCTTTCAAGGGTTCGTCTCAAGTCCGTCCGGGCACAGTCGCCATTGCTCAAGCGTCAGGGGCCCGGGCCACGATGACCCGCGCCGGGCGCAGCAGGCGCTCGTGGATGCGGTAGCCGGGCTGCACCACGGTGACCACCGTGTCGGGCGCCGCCTCGGCCGTGGGCTGGGTCATGATGGCCTCGTGCGCCTCGGGATCGAAGGGCTGCCCCTCGGCTTCCACCGGCGTGACGCCGAACTTCTCCAGCACCGACAGCAACAGGCGCAGCGTGGCGTCCATGCCTTCGGCCACGGCGCCGCCCTCGCCCGCATTACGCGCCGCCTCGCGACCCATTTCGAGGCTGTCGACCACCGCCAGCAGCTCGCGCGCGAAGCGCTCGACGCCGTAGCGGTGCGCGTTCTCCACGTCCCGGGCTGCGCGGCGCCGTGTGTTTTCCAGTTCCGCCGCGGCGCGCAGCACCTGCTCGCGGAGTTCTGCCGCGGCCTGCTCTGCCTGGTCCGCCCTGGCCGCGTGTTCGGCGCCTGCACCCGCCTCGCCGCCCTGGTCTCCCGTGCCGCCGGCCGCGGCCGTAATCTCTTCGGCTTGCAGGTCCTTGTCGTGCTCGCTCATCGAGTGTTCTCCCTTGCAGTCAGGTTGACTTGGGGGCCGTAGTGGAAATTTCAAGCCCGCAAGCCAGGAAGTATCTCACCTGCCGTGGCAACCGGCCGGCATTGAATCCAGGCGGCACAGGATGCCCGAACACGTGTTCCGACCGGTCACGACAATCCATCCTAGCTCCCCACGTACAAGGAGATTCCCCGATGTACAAGTTGACTGCCATGGTTGCTGCCGTCGCCGTGTTCGCCCTGGGCAGCGTTTCTGCCTCTGCCTACGAGAGTTCCAGCAAGAAGCCGGCCGCGGCTGATATCGTCGATACCGCCGTCGCCGCAGGTTCGTTCAATACGCTGGTGGCTGCCGTGCAGGCAGCCGGACTCGTCGACACCCTCAAGGGTGATGGTCCGTTCACCGTGTTTGCACCGACGGACGCGGCGTTCGCCGCGCTGCCCGCGGGCACCGTTGAATCATTGCTCAAGCCGGAGAATCGCGACCAGCTCGTGGCCGTGCTGACTTACCACGTGGTGCCCGGCAAGGTCACCGCTGCCGAGGTGGTGAACCTCTCCGAGGCGGGCACCGTCAACGGCGCCAACGTGACCATCTCGTCGAGCTACGGCAAGGTCAAGATCGACGGCGCCACTGTACTGCAGGCCGATGTCATGGCCAGCAACGGGGTCATCCACGTCATCGACCAGGTGATCCTGCCCCAGGGCTGACGCGGCGCCGCCACCATCCTCTCGGTCCATTACGCAACGGCGCCCCGCGGGGCGCCGTTTTTTTTGCACGGTGGAGGCTCGACCCAGGCTACTCGCGTGAATTCAGCGCCGAGCCCAGCAGGCGGGCCGTGATGTCCACGATGGGAATGATGCGGTCGTAGGCCATGCGCGTGGGCCCGATCACGCCCAGCACGCCCACCACCTCGCCTTCCACCGAGTACGGGCTGGCGACCACGCTGACGGATTCGAGGATGCGGTAGCCGGACTCCTCGCCGATGAAGATCTGCAGGCTCTCCGCTGCCAGGCACTTGTCCAGCAGGTGCAGGATGTCGCGCTGGCGCGCGAAGGCCTCGAACAGTCCGCGCAACCGCTCGACGTTGGAGAGCTCGGCGAACTGCATGAGATTGGTCTCACCGGCCAGCACGAAGCCCTGGCCCGGCTCGTCCACCGTCTCGAAGGCCTGGCGCGCCAGGCTGATGGCCTGCTGCATCATGCTGTTCATGGTCTCGCGGGTGTCGGCGAGGTCGGCGAGCAGCTTGTCGCGCAGAGAGGACAGCGTCTGGCCGGCGAATTGCTCGTTGAGGTAATTCGCCGCCACGCGCAGCTCGTCGGCGCTGTAATCCCGGTCCATGTGCAGGATGCGGTTCTGCACTTCCTTCTCGTCGATCACCAGGATGGCGAGAATGCGACGATCAGACAGCGGCAGGAACTCGACCTGGCGCAATGCGGCGTGGCTGCGCCGCGGCACCGTAACCACGCCCGCCATGCGCGTCAGCGCCGAGAGCAGGTTCGAAGCGGAGCCGACGATGTCGCCGTCGCCACTGCGGATGGCGTCCATCTCCGCCTGCAGGCGCCGGATCTCGGCATCCGTCATCGGCTGCACCTTGATCAGCGCGTCGACGAACAGGCGGATGCCCTTGGGCGTCGGCACCCGGCCGGCGGACGTGTGCGGCGCGACCACGAGGCCCATTTCTTCCAGGTCGGCCATGACGTTGCGGATGGTGGCCGGCGACAGGTCGAGCCCCGAGTCCTTCGACAGCGTGCGCGAGCCCACGGGCTGGCCTTCACGCAAATAGCGCTCGACCAGCACCTTCAGCAGGTGCCGGGCGCGGTCCGACAGCTCAGGCTCGACGACACGGTTGGACATCCGGATCAAGTAAGCAACGCAAAAATTCCGGCGTCAAGGCGCGGTTTTGCGGCTGGCCCGCCCGGGGCGCTTCGTGCTACAAGAAACGCGCCGCGCCGATGCCACGGAAAACCCATGAGCCGCAGCTTCAAGACCATCGCCCTGACCGGCAAGTACCGTGATCCCAGAGTCGGTGACTCGATGCTGATCCTGGCCCGCCACCTGGCTGCGGCCGGCGTGCGCGTGGTGCTGGATCCCGAAGTGCGCATGGATTTCCAGGAGGCACCGGTAGAGACATTGCCCGAGACGGAGCTCGGCGCGGCCGCCGACCTGGTCATCGCCGTGGGCGGCGACGGCACCATGCTGTATGCCTCGCGTCTCGTGGCTGGGCGCGACGTACCCCTGCTCGGCATCAATCGCGGCCGCCTGGGCTTCCTCGCCGACATCACGCCGGGCGAGATGCTGCGCCGCCTGGACGAGGTACTGGCCGGCGACTACGACGAAGAGCACCGCCTCATGCTGGAGGCCGTGATCGACAACGGCGACGCGCCGCCGCGTCGTGCACTGGCGCTGAACGACGTCGTGCTGCAAAAACGCGACACCGGGCGCATGCTCGACTTCGAGAACTGGATCGACGGGGTTTACGTGAATACGCACGGCGGCGACGGGCTGGTGATCGCCACGCCCACGGGCTCCACCGCCTACGCGCTGTCGGGCGGCGGACCCATCATCCACCCGAACCTGGATGCCATCACCCTGGTGCCGATCTGCCCCCACACCCTCTCGGATCGTCCCATCGTGGTGCGATCCGACGCCCGCATCGAGGTGCGCGTGCTGCAACGCCCGGACACGCGCGCGGAAGTGGCCTGCGACGGCTTGCCCCTGGGAGAACTCGGCTCCGGCCAGCGGCTGAGCGTGGCGGCCGCGAGCGAGCGGGTGGTACTGATCCACCCGCGCGGCTACGACTATTTCCGCCTGCTGCGCTCCAAGCTGCACTGGGGGCGCGGCAGCCAGAGCCGTTTCGACGGTAGCCCGGACGGCTGAGCATCATGCTGACCAGCGTCTCGGTCCGCAATTTCGCCATCATCGACCAGGTCTCGCTGGAGCTGGGACCGGGCCTGACCGTGCT
It contains:
- the carB gene encoding carbamoyl-phosphate synthase large subunit — its product is MPKRTDLESILIIGAGPIVIGQACEFDYSGAQACKALREEGYRVILVNSNPATIMTDPDTADAVYIEPVDWRVLERIIERERPDALLPTMGGQTALNTALDLVAHGVLEKYGVELIGASREAIDTAEDRDLFRKAMIEIGLEVPRSAVAHTMEEARAIQGEIGFPTIIRPSFTLGGSGGGIAYNADEFEAIVERGLDLSPTNEVLLEESVLGWKEYEMEVVRDRKDNCIIICSIENFDPMGVHTGDSITVAPAQTLTDKEYQRMRDASIAVLRRIGVETGGSNVQFAVNPEDGRLIIIEMNPRVSRSSALASKATGFPIAKVAAKLAVGYTLDELKNDITGGATPASFEPTIDYVVTKIPRFTFEKFPDADPLLTTQMKSVGEVMAMGRTFQESLQKALRGLETDCAGLEEQVEAPWDEPTMQRIERELRFPGANRIFYVGDAFRAGCSIETVHNWSRIDPWFLAQIEELVQEETQVRQAGLEGLTRDRLWALKRRGFSDARLARLVGVKEPEVRARRLGFGLRPVFKRVDTCAAEFSTTTAYMYSSYEAECEAAPTDRRKIMILGGGPNRIGQGIEFDYCCVHAALALREAGFETIMVNCNPETVSTDYDTSDRLYFEPLTFEDVMEIVELEKPEGIIVQFGGQTPLKLARKLEAAGAPIIGTTPDSIDLAEDRERFQQLVNELELLQPANRTARNVEDAVRLAEEIGYPLVVRPSYVLGGRAMEVVFSESELRTYMQFAVKVSEDSPILLDRFLDHAVEVDIDVVSDGETVVIGGIMEHIEQAGVHSGDSGCCLPPNTLDPSLQEQLRDQVRRLARALGVSGLMNTQFAIQDGRIYLLEVNPRASRTVPFVSKATGRPLAKIAALCMAGISLKDQGVSGERRPDYLSVKASVFPFAKFLGADPILGPEMKSTGEVMGTGRFFGEAYAKAQLAAGVVLPRGGTALISVRDQDKDGAVELARILVDRGFQLVATSGTAKAIQDAGVACRAVNKVREGRPHIVDMIKDGEISLIVNTTDNRQAIRESHSIRREAVHRKVTYYTTISAAKATCVALDHLDATDVNRLQDLHLEISP
- the carA gene encoding glutamine-hydrolyzing carbamoyl-phosphate synthase small subunit is translated as MTQPAVLGLEDGTVFRGLSIGAPGETVGEVVFNTAMSGYQEILTDPSYARQIVTLTYPHIGNTGTNPEDYESDRVYAAGLIIRDLPPRASNYRANESLPEFLQREGVVAISDLDTRSLTRLIREKGAQGGCILAGSDDGDLAVAKAREFPGLKGMDLARVVSTARAYDWDQGVWRHEQDETPRGPQALHRVVAWDFGIKRNILRLLAEAGCTVTVVPAMTPAAEVLAMKPDGVFLSNGPGDPEPCDYAIKATQECMAAGVPVFGICLGHQILGLAGGARTVKMKFGHHGANHPVQDLDTGQVLITSQNHGFAVDEDSLPENLRPTHRSLFDGTLQGIERTDCPAFSFQGHPEASPGPHDLRPLFGKFIAMMAGVRNA
- the dapB gene encoding 4-hydroxy-tetrahydrodipicolinate reductase, which produces MSERIPVAILGASGRMGATLLRCLPEFPALALAGASTAAETGLAGRDAGEAVGLASMDVVLHDDPAGALAGGARVAVDFTLPAAVAANAAACRAAGVGLVCGVTGLDARAEAALREAAEAVPVLWAPNMSAGVAVLERLAALAAAALADFDAGVYEVHHTAKRDAPSGTALALGRAVVEGRGQPPAAAAPDERLRAGGLAYAAERLGDVVGEHTVTLAGPGERLELTHRATDRAIFARGALRAAAWLAGREPGMYTLGDVLGLGRVDTLAGGQ
- the dnaJ gene encoding molecular chaperone DnaJ, whose product is MAKRDYYEVLGLARNATEAELKKAYRRLAMKYHPDRNPGDPEAEAAFKEVKEAWEVLKDPRKRAAYDQFGHAGVGGPGGGAGPGGFGPEDAFSDIFGEVFGDIFGVGRRGAGRSRVFRGADLRYELELDLEQAVFGDTVTISLPLAVECTTCHGSGARPGSSPVGCRTCGGRGSVRMQQGFFAVEQTCPACKGQGTVVEDPCEDCHGEGRVRETKTLAVKIPPGVDSGDRIRLGGEGEAGRNGGPPGDLYVEVLVRPHPIFERRGADLACEVPIGYAAAALGGEVEVPALGEESAVKLKIPEGTQSGKVFRLRGKGVRPVRGGPQGDLMVHVQLETPVGLNKQQKELLQAFEDSLRDSGRSHSPREQGWMDKVKGFFDRLGS
- the dnaK gene encoding molecular chaperone DnaK — encoded protein: MGKVIGIDLGTTNSCVAIMEGKTPKVIENSEGDRTTPSTVAFTKDGEVLVGQPAKRQAVTNPQNTLFAVKRLIGRRFDDPVVAKDRDMVPYKIIEAENGDAWVAAGDKKMAPPEISARVLMKMKKTAEDYLGEPVTEAVITVPAYFNDSQRQATKDAGKIAGLEVKRIINEPTAAALAYGLDKQRGDRKVAVYDLGGGTFDISIIEIAEVDGEHQFEVLATNGDTFLGGEDFDLKVIQYLADSFEKESGIDIRKDALAMQRLKEASEKAKIELSSSQQTEVNLPYITADASGPKHLNIKLTRAKLESLVEDLVRRTIEPCKVALKDAGLKVGEVDDIILVGGQSRMPKVQEAVKDFFGKEPKKDVNPDEAVAIGAAIQAGVLSGEVKDVLLLDVTPLSLGIETLGGVMTKLIEKNTTIPTKAHQVFSTAEDNQTAVTIHVLQGERERAVDNKSLGRFDLTDLPVSPRGVPQIEVTFDIDANGILNVSAKDKATGKEQKIVIKASSGLSDDEIEQMVKDAEAHAAEDKKFRELVDTRNQAEAMIHSSEKSLKDLGEKVQPEERAKIESAVSDLKDAVKSDDKARIEAKAQALAEASAGVMQRVYAEEAKAGAAEGDGGDQAGSARQAEEDVVDAEFEEVKDDKK
- the grpE gene encoding nucleotide exchange factor GrpE, translating into MSEHDKDLQAEEITAAAGGTGDQGGEAGAGAEHAARADQAEQAAAELREQVLRAAAELENTRRRAARDVENAHRYGVERFARELLAVVDSLEMGREAARNAGEGGAVAEGMDATLRLLLSVLEKFGVTPVEAEGQPFDPEAHEAIMTQPTAEAAPDTVVTVVQPGYRIHERLLRPARVIVARAPDA
- a CDS encoding fasciclin domain-containing protein, producing the protein MYKLTAMVAAVAVFALGSVSASAYESSSKKPAAADIVDTAVAAGSFNTLVAAVQAAGLVDTLKGDGPFTVFAPTDAAFAALPAGTVESLLKPENRDQLVAVLTYHVVPGKVTAAEVVNLSEAGTVNGANVTISSSYGKVKIDGATVLQADVMASNGVIHVIDQVILPQG
- the hrcA gene encoding heat-inducible transcriptional repressor HrcA, which codes for MSNRVVEPELSDRARHLLKVLVERYLREGQPVGSRTLSKDSGLDLSPATIRNVMADLEEMGLVVAPHTSAGRVPTPKGIRLFVDALIKVQPMTDAEIRRLQAEMDAIRSGDGDIVGSASNLLSALTRMAGVVTVPRRSHAALRQVEFLPLSDRRILAILVIDEKEVQNRILHMDRDYSADELRVAANYLNEQFAGQTLSSLRDKLLADLADTRETMNSMMQQAISLARQAFETVDEPGQGFVLAGETNLMQFAELSNVERLRGLFEAFARQRDILHLLDKCLAAESLQIFIGEESGYRILESVSVVASPYSVEGEVVGVLGVIGPTRMAYDRIIPIVDITARLLGSALNSRE
- a CDS encoding NAD(+) kinase, with product MSRSFKTIALTGKYRDPRVGDSMLILARHLAAAGVRVVLDPEVRMDFQEAPVETLPETELGAAADLVIAVGGDGTMLYASRLVAGRDVPLLGINRGRLGFLADITPGEMLRRLDEVLAGDYDEEHRLMLEAVIDNGDAPPRRALALNDVVLQKRDTGRMLDFENWIDGVYVNTHGGDGLVIATPTGSTAYALSGGGPIIHPNLDAITLVPICPHTLSDRPIVVRSDARIEVRVLQRPDTRAEVACDGLPLGELGSGQRLSVAAASERVVLIHPRGYDYFRLLRSKLHWGRGSQSRFDGSPDG